In one window of Spodoptera frugiperda isolate SF20-4 chromosome 11, AGI-APGP_CSIRO_Sfru_2.0, whole genome shotgun sequence DNA:
- the LOC118275189 gene encoding uncharacterized protein LOC118275189, with translation MIIIYIDILLLIILLCLTVFMCGYCFYRINRMRQNGEIAILLRPTKVVFSHKKEGQSAEELRTVVAYQNPFTGDYCVHKSRAGPKGYVNNLQPDSPDSGVSDEYEPLNLEPIGPQPQLPHVEQDKMPPGIIAMPMPDYTIKLQMSPNHDYNSVNKTWNWNYKEYQI, from the exons ATGATCATTATTTACATTGATATACTGCTGTTAATTATATTG TTATGCCTGACGGTGTTCATGTGCGGCTACTGTTTCTACCGCATCAACCGAATGCGCCAGAATGGAGAG ATCGCCATCTTGTTGAGGCCCACCAAAGTCGTGTTCTCACATAAGAAGGAGGGACAGTCTGCTGAGGAACTCAG AACGGTAGTAGCCTACCAGAACCCGTTCACTGGTGACTACTGCGTGCACAAGAGTAGAGCTGGTCCCAAGGGCTACGTGAACAACTTGCAGCCTGACTCTCCTGACAGCGGCGTGTCTGATGAGTACGAGCCTCTGAACCTGGAGCCTATAGGCCCGCAGCCACAGCTGCCTCATGTGGAACAGGACAAGATGCCGCCTGGTATTATCGCTATGCCAATG CCGGACTACACGATAAAGCTGCAGATGAGTCCAAACCACGACTACAACAGCGTCAACAAGACTTGGAACTGGAACTACAAGGAGTATCAGATCTGA